One genomic segment of Ictidomys tridecemlineatus isolate mIctTri1 chromosome Y, mIctTri1.hap1, whole genome shotgun sequence includes these proteins:
- the LOC144371943 gene encoding uncharacterized protein LOC144371943, which produces MLIQTGDGPLKCTVRGKVIRHSSDIQRHKETHTGWQPYVYQQCGEASSSLTGVPRHMRTHSERKRFQCEVCGEAFCFSSLLRRHERTHAGEKGHKCKGGGQTCISYTSLQRHRITYMGNEGFKCKVCGKDFAYPSLLRTHQRTHTGEKPYECKQCGKAFTQSSGLHSHEKIHTGEKPYECKQCGKAFARSCQLHIHGRIHIREKPYECPQCGKAFAIASGLQIHERTHTGEKPYECKQCGKAFTQSSNLHSHKKTHTGEKPYVCKQCGKAFTQSSNLHTHEKTHTGEKPYACKQCGKAFTTSSSLQIHGRLHTGEKPYECKQCGKAFTTFNYLQSHEKTHSGEKPYKCEQCGKAFSTSSNLQIHGRRHTREKCSECQQCGKVFTTASGLQIHERTHTGEKPYECKQCGKAFTQSSNLHLHEKIHTGEKPYDCKQCGKAFATSSYLQIHGRMHTGEKPYECKQCGKAFAISSHLHAHEKTHTGQKPYECKQCGKAFSRSSYLQIHGRMHTGEKPYECKQCGKAFATSPTLHRHERIHTREMCYE; this is translated from the coding sequence ATGTTAATACAAACTGGAGATGGACCTTTAAAATGTACAGTACGTGGGAAAGTCATCCGTCATTCCAGTGACATTCAAAGGCATAAAGAAACTCATACTGGGTGGCAACCCTATGTATATCAGCAATGTGGTGAAGCCTCGTCTTCTCTCACGGGTGTTCCAAGACACATGAGAACACACAGTGAACGTAAACGTTTTCAATGTGAGGTATGTGGGGAAGCCTTTTGTTTCTCCTCTTTATTAagaagacatgaaagaactcatgcTGGAGAGAAAGGGCATAAATGTAAAGGAGGTGGTCAGACCTGTATTTCATACACAAGTCTTCAAAGGCACAGGATCACATACATGGGGAATGAAGGTTTCAAAtgtaaggtatgtgggaaagactttgctTATCCCAGTTTACTTAGAACACATCAGAGaacgcatactggagagaagccctatgaatgtaagcagtgtggaaaagccttcactcagtcctctggccttcactcacatgaaaaaattcatactggagagaagccctatgaatgtaagcagtgtggcaaagcctttgctagatcttgtCAGCTTCATATACATGGAAGaatacatatcagagaaaagccctatgaatgtccacaatgtggaaaagcctttgctattGCCTCtggccttcagatacatgaacgaactcatactggagagaagccatatgaatgtaagcagtgtgggaaagccttcactcagtcctctaaccttcactcacataaaaaaactcatactggagagaagccctatgtatgtaagcagtgtggcaaagccttcactcagtcctctaaccttcacacacatgaaaaaactcatactggagagaagccctatgcatgtaagcagtgtggcaaagcctttactaCATCCAGTtctcttcagattcatggaagactACATACTGGcgaaaagccctatgaatgtaagcagtgtggcaaagcctttactaCATTCAATTACCTTCagtcacatgaaaaaactcattctggggagaagccctataaatgtgagcagtgtggaaaagccttttctacatctagtaaccttcagattcatggaagaagacatactagagagaaatgctctgaatgtcaacaatgtggaaaagtcttcactacTGCCTCtggccttcagatacatgaacgaactcatacgggagagaagccatatgaatgtaagcagtgtgggaaagccttcactcagtcctctaaccttcacttacatgaaaaaattcatactggagagaagccctatgattgtaagcagtgtggcaaagcctttgctacgtccagttaccttcagattcatggaagaatgcacactggagagaagccatatgaatgtaagcagtgtggcaaagcctttgctatatCCAGTCACCTTCAtgcacatgaaaaaactcatactggacagaagccttatgaatgtaagcagtgtggcaaagccttttctagatccagttaccttcagattcatggaagaatgcacactggagagaagccctatgaatgtaagcagtgtggcaaagcctttgctacatcccctacgcttcacagacatgaaagaatACATACCAGAGAAATGTGCTATGAATAA